Proteins found in one Zea mays cultivar B73 chromosome 1, Zm-B73-REFERENCE-NAM-5.0, whole genome shotgun sequence genomic segment:
- the LOC103644915 gene encoding DNA-directed RNA polymerase II subunit RPB2-like, protein MLSVKSRRADCTTADQQTTISRQPVTSRGAKQPELKAEAVALDYIGKHGATVGVTREKRIKYAKEILQKEMLRVGELCETKKAYYFGYIIHRLLMCALSRRAEDDRDHYGNKRLDLAGPLLGGLFRMLFRKLTRDVRSYMQKCVDNGKEVNFQFAIKAKTVTSGLKYSLATGNWGQANQAGTRAGVSQVPIFFFASILIF, encoded by the exons GAGCAGGCGAGCAGACTGCACTACTGCAGACCAGCAGACAACAATCAGCCGTCAGCCCGTCACCAGCCGAGGCGCCAAGCAGCCCGAGCTGAAGGCTGAAGCA GTTGCTCTAGACTACATTGGAAAACATGGCGCAACAGTTGGTGTCACTCGAGAAAAGAGAATTAA ATATGCAAAAGAAATACTTCAAAAGGAAATGTTACGTGTTGGGGAATTATGTGAAACTAAGAAGGCATACTATTTTGG GTATATTATTCACCGCCTACTGATGTGTGCTCTTAGTCGAAGAGCTGAGGATGACCGAGATCATTATGGAAACAAAAGACTAGATCTTGCTGGTCCACTGCTTGGAGGGCTGTTTAGAATG CTTTTCAGGAAGTTAACAAGGGATGTGAGATCTTACATGCAAAAG TGTGTAGATAATGGAAAGGAAGTTAATTTTCAATTTGCTATCAAAGCAAAAACTGTTACCAGTGGCTTGAAGTACTCACTTGCTACTGGAAACTGGGGACAGGCTAACCAAGCTGGAACCAGAGCAGGGGTTTCTCAGGTGCCTATTTTTTTCTTCGCTTCTATTCTCATTTTTTAA
- the LOC103638715 gene encoding 65-kDa microtubule-associated protein 9: MRKKKVERWDQFVDVIEQIKKVASEIRPADIVPFRIPVDQSDLSLRKLEELTKELQSLQKEKSDRLKQVMEHLNTLHSLCEVLGVDFKQTVNEVHPSLGEADGSKNLSNCTIESLASAASRLCELKVQRMQKVSTLCIT, encoded by the exons atgagaaagaagaaagttgAAAGATGGGACCAATTTGTTGATGTCATAGAGCAAATTAAGAAGGTTGCATCTGAAATCAGGCCTGCAGATATTGTACCCTTTAGAATTCCTGTGGATCAGTCTGATCTGTCTTTAAGAAAGCTGGAGGAGCTAACGAAAGAGCTGCAATCCCTTCAGAAGGAGAAG AGTGATCGGCTGAAGCAAGTCATGGAACATCTTAACACTTTGCATTCGTTATGCGAGGTGCTTGGTGTAGACTTCAAACAAACAGTAAATGAGGTGCACCCTAGCCTGGGTGAGGCTGATGGATCAAAGAACCTAAGCAACTGTACAATTGAAAGCCTTGCATCAGCTGCAAGCAGACTGTGTGAATTGAAAGTCCAGAGGATGCAAAAGGTTAGCACTCTTTGTATCACTTAA